In Pseudomonas rhizosphaerae, one DNA window encodes the following:
- a CDS encoding neutral zinc metallopeptidase has translation MLWKKGRRSDNVVDARGDGGGSGGGGMRMGGKGLSLTAVVLIVGFGLLTGQDPMQILGELTGQGQQAAPVDTSQRKAPPANDEQAEFVSTVLGDTEDTWKQIFQQGGQTYKEPKLVLFSGQVQSACGHATAASGPFYCPADQQVYLDMAFFREMSQRFGAAGDFAQAYVIAHEVGHHVQTLLGVSDQVQKARQSGQRMEGANGLLVRQELQADCFAGVWAFNGQKRLNWLEPGDIEEALNAANAIGDDRLQQQGQGRVVPDSFTHGTSAQRVRWFKAGFAQGQIDQCDTFGAKSL, from the coding sequence ATGTTATGGAAGAAAGGCCGACGCAGCGATAATGTCGTGGATGCCCGCGGTGACGGTGGCGGCAGTGGCGGCGGCGGGATGCGCATGGGCGGCAAGGGCCTGAGCCTGACCGCGGTGGTGCTGATCGTTGGCTTCGGCCTGCTGACCGGCCAGGACCCCATGCAGATCCTGGGCGAACTGACCGGCCAGGGCCAGCAGGCGGCGCCGGTGGACACCAGCCAACGCAAGGCGCCACCGGCCAATGACGAGCAGGCCGAATTCGTCAGCACGGTACTGGGCGACACCGAGGACACCTGGAAGCAGATCTTCCAGCAAGGCGGGCAGACCTACAAGGAGCCGAAACTGGTGCTGTTCAGCGGCCAGGTGCAGTCGGCCTGCGGCCACGCCACGGCGGCCAGCGGACCGTTCTACTGCCCGGCCGACCAGCAGGTGTACCTGGACATGGCGTTCTTCCGTGAAATGTCGCAGCGTTTCGGCGCCGCAGGTGATTTCGCCCAGGCCTATGTGATCGCTCACGAAGTAGGCCACCACGTACAGACCCTGTTGGGCGTGTCGGACCAGGTCCAGAAAGCGCGCCAGAGTGGCCAGCGCATGGAAGGCGCCAATGGCTTGCTGGTGCGTCAGGAACTGCAGGCCGACTGCTTCGCCGGGGTTTGGGCGTTCAACGGGCAGAAGCGCCTGAACTGGCTGGAGCCGGGGGACATTGAAGAAGCCCTGAACGCGGCCAACGCCATCGGTGACGACCGCCTGCAACAGCAGGGTCAGGGCCGTGTGGTGCCGGATTCGTTCACCCACGGCACCTCGGCGCAGCGCGTGCGCTGGTTCAAGGCAGGGTTTGCCCAGGGCCAGATCGACCAGTGCGATACGTTCGGCGCCAAGAGCCTCTGA
- a CDS encoding HAD family hydrolase, translated as MSLAHVRHWVFDLDGTLTVAVHDFAAIRRHLEIPPEADILSHLAALPAHESKAKHAWLLEHERALAVASTAAPGAVELVRELAGRGHRLGILTRNARELAHISLQAIGIADCFQPNDVLGRDEAAHKPDPAGLLHLAGAWHVRHPDMVMVGDHQMDLQAGRAAGTATVLVNQPENLWPELADWHAPDCTDLRKLI; from the coding sequence ATGAGCCTGGCCCATGTTCGTCACTGGGTGTTCGATCTGGACGGCACCCTGACCGTAGCCGTGCACGACTTCGCCGCCATCCGCCGCCATCTGGAGATTCCGCCCGAGGCCGACATCCTCAGCCACCTGGCTGCCTTGCCGGCCCACGAGTCGAAAGCCAAGCACGCCTGGTTGCTCGAACACGAGCGTGCCCTAGCCGTGGCCTCGACGGCGGCGCCTGGAGCGGTGGAGCTGGTGCGTGAACTGGCCGGTCGTGGTCATCGCCTGGGAATTCTCACCCGCAATGCGCGAGAGCTGGCACACATCAGCCTGCAAGCAATCGGCATTGCCGACTGTTTCCAGCCGAACGACGTGCTGGGCCGCGACGAAGCCGCGCACAAGCCCGACCCGGCCGGTCTGCTGCACTTGGCCGGTGCCTGGCACGTGCGCCATCCGGACATGGTCATGGTGGGCGATCATCAAATGGATTTGCAGGCAGGCCGAGCGGCCGGTACCGCCACGGTGCTGGTGAACCAGCCGGAGAACCTCTGGCCGGAGCTGGCGGACTGGCACGCGCCGGATTGCACGGACCTGCGCAAACTGATCTGA
- a CDS encoding acetyl/propionyl/methylcrotonyl-CoA carboxylase subunit alpha — protein sequence MKKLLIANRGEIAVRIARACRDHGVQCVAVYADADIDALHVRHADEAYGLDGQRPAETYLNIEKLLAVAKRSGADAVHPGYGFLSERADFARAVIEAGLIWVGPNPETIDVLGDKVEARKIAQAVGAPLVAGTPGPVESAEEVLAFAEQHGLPIAIKAAFGGGGRGMKVAWRLDEVTELFASAVREAEAAFGRGECYVEQFLDRPRHIEAQILADQHGQVVVVGTRDCSLQRRNQKLVEEAPAPFISEQQRERIHQAARDICAKAGYVGAGTVEFLLSQDGTLSFLEVNTRLQVEHPVTEETTGVDLVIEQLRIADGLPLSFTETPVPRGHSFEFRINAEDPGKGFLPTPGQIGEFLPPFGPGVRLDSGVVSGSSVPSHFDSMMAKLIVTGATREQAIARARRALAEFHIKGIASVLPFHRAVMDHADFTAPERFAVHTRWIETDFAESITLAPRAEPVADADILRTFVEIDGKRHALGLPAALLRGMSLDAAPAAQAQASAAAEVDAQALLTPVAGNLHTWVVEDGADVSSGQVVAVVEAMKMETSVLAPCAGRVQIGQQAGDYFEAGALIGRIQTDD from the coding sequence ATGAAAAAGCTCCTGATTGCCAACCGCGGCGAGATCGCCGTGCGCATCGCCCGTGCCTGCCGCGACCACGGCGTGCAGTGCGTGGCGGTGTATGCCGATGCCGACATCGACGCCTTGCACGTGCGCCACGCCGACGAAGCCTATGGGCTCGACGGCCAGCGACCTGCCGAAACCTACCTGAACATCGAGAAGTTGCTGGCCGTGGCCAAGCGCAGCGGCGCCGATGCCGTGCACCCCGGCTATGGCTTCCTCTCGGAGCGGGCCGATTTCGCCCGCGCGGTCATCGAGGCCGGGCTGATCTGGGTCGGCCCCAACCCCGAGACCATCGACGTGTTGGGCGACAAGGTCGAAGCCCGCAAGATCGCCCAGGCCGTGGGTGCACCTCTGGTGGCCGGTACGCCGGGGCCGGTGGAAAGCGCCGAGGAGGTGCTGGCCTTCGCCGAGCAGCACGGCCTGCCGATCGCCATCAAGGCCGCGTTCGGCGGTGGCGGACGCGGCATGAAAGTCGCCTGGCGTCTGGACGAAGTGACGGAGCTGTTCGCCTCGGCGGTACGCGAGGCCGAGGCCGCCTTCGGCCGCGGTGAATGCTACGTCGAACAGTTTCTCGACCGCCCGCGGCACATCGAAGCGCAGATCCTGGCCGACCAGCACGGCCAGGTCGTGGTCGTGGGCACGCGCGACTGCTCCCTACAACGCCGCAACCAGAAGCTGGTGGAAGAGGCGCCCGCGCCGTTCATCAGTGAACAGCAGCGCGAGCGTATCCACCAGGCAGCCCGCGACATCTGCGCCAAGGCCGGGTACGTCGGTGCCGGTACGGTCGAGTTCCTGCTCAGCCAGGATGGCACCCTGTCGTTCCTGGAGGTGAACACGCGCCTGCAGGTCGAACACCCGGTCACCGAAGAAACCACTGGCGTGGACCTGGTGATCGAGCAACTGCGGATCGCCGACGGCTTGCCGCTGTCGTTCACCGAAACGCCCGTGCCGCGAGGCCACAGCTTCGAATTCCGCATCAACGCCGAAGACCCGGGCAAGGGCTTCCTGCCCACACCCGGCCAGATCGGTGAGTTCCTTCCGCCATTCGGCCCCGGCGTGCGCCTGGACAGCGGTGTGGTCAGCGGGTCGAGCGTGCCCAGCCACTTCGACTCGATGATGGCCAAGCTCATCGTCACCGGCGCCACCCGTGAGCAGGCCATTGCCCGCGCCCGACGCGCCTTGGCCGAGTTTCACATCAAAGGCATCGCCTCGGTGCTGCCGTTTCATCGCGCCGTGATGGATCACGCGGATTTCACCGCCCCCGAGCGCTTCGCCGTGCACACGCGCTGGATCGAAACCGACTTCGCCGAATCCATCACCCTGGCGCCGCGGGCTGAACCGGTGGCCGACGCGGACATCCTGCGCACCTTCGTCGAGATCGACGGCAAGCGCCACGCGCTTGGTCTACCTGCTGCATTGCTGCGTGGCATGAGCCTGGACGCGGCACCCGCTGCCCAGGCACAAGCTTCGGCTGCGGCAGAGGTGGACGCCCAGGCGCTGCTTACTCCAGTGGCGGGTAACCTGCACACCTGGGTAGTGGAAGACGGTGCCGACGTTTCCAGCGGGCAGGTGGTGGCCGTGGTGGAAGCGATGAAGATGGAAACCTCGGTGCTGGCGCCCTGTGCAGGTCGCGTGCAGATTGGCCAGCAAGCCGGTGACTACTTCGAGGCAGGCGCCCTGATCGGGCGTATCCAGACCGACGACTGA
- the tesB gene encoding acyl-CoA thioesterase II, producing the protein MSHVLDDLVELLSLEPIEENLFRGRSQDLGFRQLFGGQVLGQSLSAASQTVEPDRHVHSLHGYFLRPGDAQLPVVYMVDRVRDGGSFSTRRVTAVQKGQPIFTGTTSFQYDEEGFAHQSAMPDVVGPENLPTELELMQQVAHLIPAHMRDKLLCAKPIEMRPVAERDPYNPSPTDPIKYIWFRADGALAQTPALHKYVMAYASDFNLLTTSLLPHGKSVWHPDMQIASLDHSLWFHGNLVADDWLLYALDSPWAGNARGFARGSVYNRAGQLVASSAQEGLIRHRQDWS; encoded by the coding sequence ATGAGCCATGTGTTGGACGATCTGGTCGAGCTGCTGAGCCTGGAACCCATTGAAGAAAACCTGTTCCGCGGTCGCAGCCAGGATCTGGGCTTTCGGCAGCTGTTCGGCGGCCAGGTGCTCGGCCAGTCGTTGTCGGCCGCCAGCCAGACGGTCGAGCCCGATCGCCACGTGCATTCGTTGCATGGCTACTTCCTGCGCCCCGGCGATGCGCAATTACCCGTGGTGTACATGGTCGACAGGGTGCGTGACGGGGGCAGCTTCAGCACCCGCCGGGTTACGGCGGTGCAGAAGGGCCAGCCCATCTTCACCGGCACCACCTCGTTCCAGTATGACGAAGAGGGCTTCGCCCACCAGAGCGCGATGCCCGACGTGGTCGGTCCGGAAAACCTGCCCACCGAGCTTGAGCTGATGCAGCAGGTCGCCCATCTGATCCCTGCGCACATGCGCGACAAACTGCTGTGCGCCAAGCCCATCGAGATGCGTCCGGTGGCCGAGCGTGACCCGTACAACCCGTCACCGACCGACCCGATCAAGTACATCTGGTTTCGCGCCGACGGTGCCTTGGCGCAGACCCCGGCCTTGCACAAATACGTCATGGCCTACGCCTCCGACTTCAACCTGCTGACCACCTCGCTGTTGCCCCATGGCAAATCGGTGTGGCACCCCGACATGCAGATCGCCAGCCTCGACCACTCGCTGTGGTTCCACGGCAACCTGGTGGCTGACGACTGGCTGCTATATGCGCTGGACAGCCCCTGGGCGGGCAATGCGCGGGGCTTTGCCCGCGGCAGCGTGTACAACCGCGCCGGCCAGTTGGTGGCATCCTCGGCCCAGGAAGGTCTGATCCGTCATCGGCAGGACTGGTCATGA
- a CDS encoding GNAT family N-acetyltransferase has translation MSGILQLESARLILRQWRDSDLPAFADLCADPRVMRYFPETLGRLQSAEVIGRARGHFAELGYGLWALERKDSGQFIGFTGLGQVGFDAPFAPATEIGWRLAYEHWGLGFASEAAWTCLACAFDRLGLEEIVAFTAVANVSSEKVMQSIGMLRDLDGDFDHPNLPGHELQRHMLYRITKDQWQHNR, from the coding sequence ATGAGTGGCATCCTCCAACTTGAAAGTGCGCGACTGATCCTGCGTCAGTGGCGTGACAGCGATTTGCCCGCGTTCGCCGACCTGTGCGCCGATCCGCGGGTCATGCGTTACTTTCCCGAAACCCTGGGGCGCTTGCAGAGCGCCGAAGTGATCGGTCGCGCACGCGGTCATTTCGCCGAACTGGGCTACGGCCTGTGGGCGCTGGAGCGCAAGGACAGCGGGCAGTTCATTGGCTTCACCGGTTTGGGGCAGGTGGGGTTCGATGCGCCTTTCGCCCCGGCCACCGAGATCGGCTGGCGCCTGGCCTACGAGCACTGGGGCCTGGGTTTCGCCAGCGAAGCGGCCTGGACCTGCCTGGCGTGTGCCTTCGACAGGCTGGGGCTGGAGGAGATCGTGGCGTTCACTGCGGTGGCGAACGTGTCGTCGGAAAAGGTGATGCAATCCATCGGCATGCTGCGCGACCTCGACGGCGACTTCGACCACCCCAACCTGCCAGGGCACGAGTTGCAGCGGCACATGCTGTACCGCATCACCAAGGACCAGTGGCAGCATAACCGGTAG
- a CDS encoding 5-oxoprolinase/urea amidolyase family protein, with protein sequence MRFLPVNLDTLLVELDDLEQTLALFDALSAEPIAGVEEIIPAARTLLIQFRPSAITRQALVDQLARRDASQRRAVEQRRVEIPVHYNGEDLDEVAALLQISREEVIGRHTAHDYSVAFCGFAPGFGYLTGGAGFQVPRRKTPRTRIPAGAVALAGEFSGIYPKASPGGWQIIGVTPLQMWDLERAEPALLRPGYKVRFVDAGPLPASGLPAPAVPAAALPPSGAYLKILSPGLHSVLQDTGRIGQTGQGVSRSGALDLGALRAANRAVGNRSDMACVETVLGGLRFTCHGHAVIAVTGAQTPVTLTSASGLQWPVDNYRPIELAPGDTITLGAPSAGLRSYLAIRGGFDVAPVLGSLSTDTLAQVGPPALATGDHLGFTPPTGGTSVSLSEAPAFVLPKTADTVTLDVLMGPRSDWFSADAIERLSSQPWQVTAQSNRVGIRLAGETPLERSNHQELPSEGTAVGAIQVPASGQPVLFLADHPLTGGYPVIAVVANYHLDLAGQIPVNAWIRFNPVAPFEEIDATVPAPSSPADVERLP encoded by the coding sequence GTGCGTTTTCTACCGGTCAACCTGGACACCCTGCTGGTCGAGCTCGACGACCTCGAGCAGACCCTGGCTCTGTTCGATGCCTTGAGCGCCGAACCGATCGCCGGCGTGGAAGAAATCATTCCGGCCGCGCGGACGCTGCTGATCCAGTTCCGTCCCAGCGCCATCACTCGCCAGGCGCTGGTCGATCAACTGGCCCGGCGCGATGCCAGCCAGCGCCGTGCCGTCGAGCAGCGGCGGGTGGAGATCCCGGTGCACTACAACGGCGAGGACCTCGACGAGGTGGCCGCGCTGTTGCAGATCAGCCGTGAGGAAGTGATAGGCCGCCACACCGCCCACGACTACAGCGTCGCCTTTTGTGGCTTCGCCCCTGGCTTCGGCTACCTGACCGGCGGTGCCGGATTCCAGGTGCCGCGCCGGAAGACACCGCGCACGCGCATCCCTGCGGGTGCCGTGGCGCTGGCAGGTGAATTCAGTGGCATCTACCCCAAGGCCAGCCCCGGTGGCTGGCAGATCATCGGCGTTACGCCTTTGCAGATGTGGGACCTGGAGCGCGCCGAACCGGCGCTGTTGCGGCCCGGTTACAAGGTGCGTTTCGTCGATGCCGGGCCTCTGCCTGCAAGCGGCCTGCCCGCACCGGCTGTGCCCGCCGCGGCCTTGCCGCCGAGCGGTGCGTACCTGAAGATTCTCAGCCCCGGCCTGCACAGCGTACTGCAGGACACTGGGCGCATCGGCCAGACCGGCCAGGGCGTGTCCCGCTCCGGCGCGCTGGACCTGGGCGCCCTGCGCGCCGCCAACCGCGCAGTCGGCAACCGCTCGGACATGGCCTGCGTGGAAACCGTGCTCGGCGGCCTGCGCTTCACCTGCCATGGCCACGCGGTGATCGCCGTCACCGGCGCACAGACCCCGGTCACCCTCACCAGCGCCAGTGGCCTGCAATGGCCTGTGGACAACTATCGGCCCATCGAGCTGGCGCCGGGCGACACCATCACCCTGGGCGCGCCCAGCGCCGGGCTGCGCAGCTACCTGGCGATCCGCGGGGGGTTCGACGTGGCGCCGGTGCTCGGCAGCCTGTCGACCGACACCCTGGCCCAGGTCGGCCCGCCCGCCCTGGCCACCGGCGACCACTTGGGGTTCACGCCGCCAACGGGCGGCACCAGCGTATCGCTCAGTGAAGCCCCTGCGTTCGTTCTGCCGAAAACCGCCGACACCGTCACCCTGGATGTGTTGATGGGCCCGCGCAGCGACTGGTTCAGCGCCGACGCCATCGAGCGCCTGAGCAGCCAGCCGTGGCAGGTCACCGCACAGTCCAACCGCGTCGGCATTCGCCTGGCCGGTGAAACGCCGCTGGAGCGTAGCAATCACCAGGAACTGCCCAGCGAAGGCACCGCCGTGGGCGCGATCCAGGTGCCCGCCAGCGGCCAGCCCGTGCTATTCCTCGCCGACCACCCGCTGACCGGCGGCTACCCGGTGATTGCCGTGGTCGCCAACTATCATCTCGATCTGGCAGGACAGATACCGGTCAACGCCTGGATTCGCTTCAACCCGGTGGCCCCCTTCGAAGAAATAGACGCCACCGTGCCAGCCCCCTCTTCACCTGCCGATGTGGAAAGACTTCCATGA
- a CDS encoding GntR family transcriptional regulator codes for MNDTSLCPPRSLGESITQEIRRMLVEGELVPGQRLSEAALAETLQISRNTLREAFRGLTREGLLKHEPNRGVTVAVPDMASIIDIYRVRRFIECQALAQGYPLHPGTLRMREAVAMGQQASEAKDWKAVGTANMMFHKAVVELADSPRLEAFYAQISAELRLAFGLLDDPRFLHMPYLDMNGSILHCLEEGRAEEATQLLEAYLVRSERTVLAAYERSTRR; via the coding sequence ATGAACGACACCTCGCTGTGCCCCCCTCGTTCGCTGGGTGAATCCATCACCCAGGAGATTCGCAGAATGCTGGTGGAAGGCGAGTTGGTCCCCGGCCAGCGCTTGTCAGAGGCCGCGCTGGCGGAAACCCTGCAGATCTCGCGCAACACCTTGCGCGAGGCCTTCAGGGGCCTGACCCGTGAAGGTTTGCTCAAGCACGAGCCGAACCGCGGGGTGACCGTGGCGGTGCCGGACATGGCCTCGATCATCGACATCTACCGGGTCCGTCGCTTCATCGAGTGCCAGGCCCTTGCCCAGGGCTATCCGTTGCACCCCGGCACCCTGCGCATGCGCGAAGCGGTCGCCATGGGCCAGCAAGCCAGCGAGGCGAAGGACTGGAAAGCCGTGGGCACGGCCAACATGATGTTCCACAAGGCGGTGGTGGAGTTGGCCGACAGCCCCCGGTTGGAGGCGTTCTACGCGCAGATCTCGGCCGAGTTGCGACTGGCGTTCGGCCTGCTCGATGACCCGCGGTTTCTGCACATGCCCTACCTGGACATGAACGGCTCCATCCTGCACTGCCTGGAAGAGGGGCGTGCCGAGGAGGCCACGCAGTTGCTTGAAGCGTACCTGGTGCGCTCGGAACGCACCGTGCTCGCGGCATACGAGCGCAGCACCCGGCGATAG
- a CDS encoding LamB/YcsF family protein — translation MPTIDINSDLGESFGAWSMGDDDAMLDIVTSANVACGFHAGDPAGILRTLKAAAARQVSIGAHVSYPDKVGFGRRNMDVASDELTADVIYQIGALQGLAQAAGTCVSYVKPHGALYNTIAHDRRQALAVIAAIRVVDPGLVLVALAGSSLIELAREEGLTCVAEAFADRAYTPEGTLVSRREPGAVLHDPQLIGQRMLRLVEEGTLEAIDGSITRIQADSICVHGDSPAAVAMARELRRVLEQANMQLQPFAGGRP, via the coding sequence ATGCCAACGATAGATATCAACAGCGACCTGGGTGAAAGCTTCGGCGCCTGGAGCATGGGCGACGATGACGCCATGCTCGACATCGTGACCAGCGCCAATGTCGCCTGCGGCTTCCATGCGGGCGATCCGGCCGGCATCCTGCGCACCCTCAAGGCGGCTGCGGCCAGGCAGGTCAGCATCGGCGCCCATGTGTCCTACCCGGACAAGGTCGGTTTCGGTCGGCGCAACATGGACGTGGCCAGCGACGAGCTGACCGCCGACGTTATCTACCAGATCGGCGCGCTGCAGGGTCTGGCCCAGGCCGCGGGCACCTGCGTCAGCTACGTCAAGCCCCATGGCGCCCTGTACAACACCATCGCCCACGATCGCCGCCAGGCGCTGGCCGTGATCGCCGCGATCCGCGTGGTCGACCCTGGCCTGGTACTGGTGGCCCTGGCCGGTTCGAGCCTGATCGAACTGGCCCGTGAAGAAGGCCTGACGTGCGTCGCCGAAGCCTTCGCCGATCGCGCCTACACGCCTGAAGGCACCTTGGTGTCGCGTCGCGAGCCCGGTGCCGTGCTGCACGATCCGCAACTGATCGGCCAACGCATGCTGCGCCTGGTCGAGGAAGGCACCCTTGAGGCCATCGACGGCAGCATCACCCGCATCCAGGCCGACTCCATTTGCGTGCACGGCGACAGCCCGGCCGCCGTGGCCATGGCCCGCGAACTGCGGCGCGTGCTGGAGCAGGCGAACATGCAACTGCAGCCGTTTGCCGGAGGCCGACCATGA
- a CDS encoding NRAMP family divalent metal transporter, which produces MTQTAKDFTKARRSSLIAAIFMMATSAIGPGFITQTATFTAKMGAAFAFGILASILIDFVVQLNIWRIVTLTRMRAADVANKAIPGSGYLLAVLVIFGGVVFNVGNIAGAGLGLNALMGLDPKWGGALSALLAIGIFMSRRAGLAVDRMIVVLGLVMIGMTLFVAFASNPPLGQALYQTVLPDTVDFAIITTIVGGTVGGYITYAGAHRLLDRGTTGIENLQAVNKAALSGIMVTGLMRYILFLAILGVVASGVAIDTSGQGANPAAQAFQATAGQFGLRIFGLILWAAAITSVIGAAYTSISFITVFSPDITERARNHATTVFIAVSLLIYVLMGTAPAALLLFAGGFNGLILPIGLSIFIYVGWRRSDLMGGYHYPRWLLVLGALTCLLTWYMAIKSIGPIFAFLKIV; this is translated from the coding sequence GTGACACAGACCGCCAAGGATTTCACTAAGGCGCGTCGCTCTTCCCTGATTGCCGCGATCTTCATGATGGCCACCTCGGCCATCGGCCCAGGCTTCATCACCCAGACCGCAACCTTCACGGCCAAGATGGGCGCGGCGTTCGCGTTCGGCATCCTGGCTTCGATCCTCATCGACTTCGTGGTCCAGCTCAATATCTGGCGGATCGTCACACTGACGCGCATGCGCGCGGCGGATGTGGCCAACAAAGCGATCCCCGGCAGCGGCTACCTGCTGGCGGTACTGGTGATTTTCGGCGGCGTGGTGTTCAACGTCGGCAACATTGCCGGCGCCGGGCTGGGCCTGAATGCGCTGATGGGGCTGGACCCCAAATGGGGCGGTGCCCTGAGTGCACTGCTGGCCATCGGCATCTTCATGTCGCGCCGTGCTGGCCTGGCGGTCGACCGGATGATCGTCGTGCTGGGCCTGGTGATGATTGGCATGACCCTGTTCGTTGCCTTCGCCTCCAACCCTCCACTGGGCCAGGCGCTGTACCAGACCGTACTGCCCGACACAGTGGATTTCGCCATCATCACCACCATCGTCGGTGGCACGGTGGGTGGCTACATCACCTATGCCGGGGCGCACCGCCTTCTGGACCGTGGCACCACCGGGATTGAAAACCTCCAGGCCGTGAACAAGGCAGCCTTGAGCGGCATCATGGTCACCGGCCTGATGCGCTACATCTTGTTTCTCGCCATCCTTGGCGTGGTCGCCAGCGGCGTGGCCATCGACACCTCGGGCCAGGGTGCCAACCCTGCGGCGCAGGCCTTCCAGGCAACCGCCGGACAGTTTGGCCTGCGCATCTTCGGTCTGATTCTCTGGGCCGCCGCGATCACCAGCGTGATCGGTGCCGCCTATACGTCCATTTCCTTCATCACAGTGTTCTCGCCTGACATCACCGAGCGAGCGCGCAACCATGCCACCACCGTATTCATCGCGGTGTCGCTGCTCATTTACGTGCTGATGGGCACCGCCCCTGCTGCGCTGCTGCTGTTCGCGGGCGGCTTCAATGGTTTGATCCTGCCCATCGGTTTGAGCATCTTCATCTATGTGGGCTGGCGCCGGTCCGACCTCATGGGCGGCTACCATTACCCGCGCTGGTTGCTAGTGCTGGGTGCGCTGACCTGCTTGCTGACCTGGTACATGGCAATCAAATCCATCGGGCCGATCTTCGCCTTCCTGAAGATCGTTTGA
- the pcaH gene encoding protocatechuate 3,4-dioxygenase subunit beta, with the protein MSSQDSSRFIIRDRNWHPKALTPDYKTSTMRSPRQALVSIPQSASESTGPNFAHLKFGEFDNDLLLNYNHGGLPIGERIILAGRVCDQFGKPIPNTLVEMWQANAGGRYRHKNDRYLAPLDPNFGGVGRTLTDSEGYYSFRTIKPGPYPWRNGPNDWRPAHVHFSISGPSIATKLITQLYFEGDPLIPMCPIVKSINDPEAVQSLIARLDMANANPMDCLAYRFDIVLRGQRKTHFENR; encoded by the coding sequence ATGTCTTCCCAGGACAGCAGTCGCTTCATCATCCGTGATCGCAATTGGCACCCCAAGGCCCTGACGCCGGACTACAAGACCTCGACCATGCGCTCGCCGCGCCAGGCGCTGGTGAGCATCCCGCAGTCGGCCAGTGAAAGCACCGGCCCCAACTTCGCCCACCTCAAGTTCGGCGAGTTCGACAACGACCTGCTGCTCAACTACAACCATGGCGGCTTGCCGATCGGCGAGCGGATCATCCTGGCCGGCCGCGTCTGCGACCAGTTCGGCAAGCCCATTCCCAATACCTTGGTGGAAATGTGGCAGGCCAACGCCGGTGGCCGTTACCGGCACAAGAACGACCGCTACCTGGCGCCCCTGGACCCCAACTTCGGCGGCGTCGGCCGTACCCTGACCGACAGTGAGGGTTACTACAGTTTCCGCACCATCAAGCCCGGTCCGTACCCATGGCGCAACGGGCCGAACGACTGGCGCCCGGCCCACGTGCACTTCTCCATCAGTGGCCCGTCGATTGCCACCAAGTTAATCACCCAGCTGTATTTCGAAGGCGACCCGTTGATCCCAATGTGCCCCATCGTCAAGTCGATCAACGACCCCGAGGCGGTGCAGAGCCTGATCGCCAGGCTGGACATGGCCAACGCCAATCCGATGGATTGCCTGGCCTACCGTTTCGACATCGTGCTGCGCGGCCAGCGCAAGACTCACTTCGAAAACCGCTGA
- a CDS encoding putative hydro-lyase, with amino-acid sequence MSALERAAKSAIEAARAARADYRGGRVAPSAGIAPGMTQANLIALPRDWAYDFLLYAQRNPKACPILDVTDAGSPHTVLAEGADLRTDLPLYRVWRNGQLVEEVSDARHAWAEHDDMVTFLIGCSFTFETALQEAGIEVRHIADGSNVPMYLSNRACRPAGRLRGDMVVSMRPIRADRVAEACTITARYPSVHGAPVHVGDPALLGIADLARPDFGDAVRIEPGEVPVFWACGVTPQAAVMASGVPFAITHSPGHMFITDVPDSTYHV; translated from the coding sequence ATGAGCGCACTCGAACGCGCGGCGAAGAGCGCCATCGAAGCCGCTCGGGCAGCCCGCGCCGACTACCGCGGCGGGCGGGTGGCGCCTTCCGCCGGCATCGCCCCAGGCATGACCCAGGCCAACCTGATCGCCCTGCCCCGCGACTGGGCCTATGATTTTCTGCTGTACGCCCAGCGCAATCCAAAAGCCTGCCCCATTCTCGACGTCACCGATGCCGGCAGCCCGCACACCGTACTGGCCGAGGGCGCAGACCTGCGCACCGACCTGCCCCTGTACCGTGTCTGGCGCAACGGCCAATTGGTCGAAGAAGTCAGCGACGCCCGCCACGCCTGGGCCGAGCACGACGACATGGTGACCTTTCTCATCGGTTGCAGCTTCACCTTCGAAACCGCGCTGCAGGAAGCGGGCATCGAAGTCCGGCACATCGCCGATGGCAGCAACGTGCCGATGTACCTGAGCAACCGTGCCTGCCGCCCTGCCGGGCGGCTGCGCGGTGACATGGTGGTGTCCATGCGCCCTATCCGCGCCGACCGGGTGGCGGAAGCCTGCACCATCACCGCCCGCTATCCCTCGGTGCATGGCGCGCCGGTGCACGTGGGCGATCCGGCGCTGCTGGGCATCGCCGATCTGGCCCGTCCCGACTTCGGCGACGCCGTGCGCATCGAACCGGGCGAAGTACCGGTGTTCTGGGCCTGTGGTGTCACGCCCCAGGCAGCGGTCATGGCCTCGGGAGTGCCGTTCGCCATCACCCATTCGCCGGGCCATATGTTCATCACTGACGTGCCAGACAGCACGTACCACGTCTAG